AGGCAATTAGAACATTTTACAAGAGAAGTCCAAAGAAATTCTAAAGGATAATGCATCGCAccctactttttatttttttttctaactcagtttctaacatttttttttctttctgtaagaaATGTGATTcggaaataagaaagaaaaaaaaagttaaaaccaactaaattgaatttatgaCAAGATACAAAACTGGCTTTTTAATTAGAGGTACAAAATTGTAGTCAAGATGCAAAAAATCCCTGAATCTCGTTTTGGtacattcacaaattttaaatgctacttttgtgcaacataattattaaatgctttatcgGAAATTGTGGACAAATAATCTTATATTAACACTTCCCACATCTTATCAATGGTAGTAGTACATGGCGTCTACGACCATATTTTACGCATTTAATAGATACTATGCATAGGATGAATAAAGAGATCTAGTTGGATTTAACAGATATTTACGTctcgttttaaatgaatttgatcaTTCTGAGATGGACCTcgtaaattcaaattcaaaccgTGGTCAAATGACTAGAAAGGCATCTGAGAATGCACTcgtttctccaaacttccgcgtCACTTCAGTGGTATGGCATTTGATTCCGTTTATGTGAATATAGACCAGACTTACTTACACGACAGCTCTTTGGTGGAATGGAGTTTCAAACCTAGTCACGAAGCtccaataatgaatattttgagaaatcgaaattttaaatcacggacagaaaaataatatccgattcagtttagtgaaaatataccattatttgcattttaaaacctCTCTCGCAAAcaactaataattaaatcattccaGTGAACATGTACAATAGCCAATAgtctttttaataagaaaactagAACAATGCTCACCCGTTGTGCTTTCATGGAAATGTAAAACCAACGTTGAAGAAATTCTTTCTTCTATCGTCTTCCATccaatctgaaaaataaattacactgtAGCATTTATTAACTTCAATTACGATAAAATGCAATCTAAATGAACTACTTTTAATCACTCTTACTTGTGTactaacaaataaaacatttttaaatcaaaaatagcgGAATCGAAATAAAATCGCAAatgttttcaaactaaaatataaagaaattattttacaatgaatatCCTAATTCCTAAAcactcagtaaaatatttattataatgtcattaaaatttaattgcccTATATAATTTCTAACTGGTTACCGCCATTTTAGCTATTTTGTTTGGACATctagatttttgataaaagatactaagtttttttttttttttttttttttaatacactcaTAATAGTTTGCCTccagaaaaattttctaataaaactttttagtCTGAcgtatttcatcatttattattaataaaattatggaatgTTAGCAATTCATCCAAAATTCGAAATTCAGTTCAACTTAATTGATTAGCTGATAaccaattgaataattttaaaatggtatattttcatccagaataaaaaattccagaaatttcaaCACATCATTACCGAagtgaaaaattcaattacaaatttcaatcctaaaaagttaaaatagaatttcGTTAGAAGAACTTGCGTATTAATCGAAGATGTTTATGGATGTCCTTGTTGATGATAACATAACGAAATTATATACGGTGAGTGATATTACCCGCTTTTAAGCATTAAGTATGAAGTTCAAATAGTGATGgaactagaaaaatatttgagtCATTGAGATTTGTTATGGCGGGCATATTAATAACTCCGTCAAAACAAAAGTGGATAGAAATCTTAGTAAATAACTGAAGCAAGCAGCAGCTGCTGAAAATTATTGCTGTTGCTTTTcgtgattacacaataatttatttgatagtgaagattgttgtctgggtgaaatgacttgaagacaaaggttgtcttttatgtggttcATTGGTTAACAtgaacaacaaaaggcacatgtgGTCGAGATACTGTAGCAGGCCTGGAGAACTACACgtaaaatttctcgggagagagagccgagatcacacaCAAGTCAAGTTCGCTtctgctagaaaaaaaatttactaacatCAACAGTGAGACcacgtgatatttacatgattggcagctagctccgctcaggaagaccacgtggttaactgaattcttaacatccTGCCCCCCGCAAAATTtccaagaataaataattatatttcatatgcaaagggatatttatctttgtattctttgatatgcattttaatagTTGCAGCCAAAACGAAAGGTGAGCAAGTTACACCAaaacaatgtattaaaataatacattgttGCTGGTTGAGATCTATAGCAGTTTTCATAATACAAGAAACATAAATAGTTCCTATCCAATTCCGCAACTTCTATTTGTAAAAAAGCCCTAGTGTCGCGTTGATtctctatatctattaatattgtctatgtttcagcttttgttttgttccgaatggcaacggtgttaaaaaagatgtatatgtagttttggaattcattaaaagaggttgtgtttacttttgagaatggctttgagttttatatttacgcCATAAACAAATGCCCTTTCATCCAAGAAATCGAAAGCAGAGTCTTGAATGAAAGtatctgaataagaatattatctgattCGATGTCAAACCGTGACATCTGGCGTCCGTGACAGGACTCGGTTGCTTTTTAAGAGTAAGTACGAaacatttcagcatttatttcattatggaaaCTGTTTTGAAAGATAGGAAGCAACTGAGAAGGCTGTTTACTATAGCATGCAATTCCTTTGACAAGGCAGAAAATCAACTGAGTTGTGCCGATAAGATCAATAAATTAAAGCTAATTGAGGAGAAAGCTCTATTAATGATGGcatgtgaagaaaaatttaaacagttgTTGTATTCCGAGGAGACTTCCGATACTGAAATCGAGAGAGAAGTAGATGAAAGTAGATGAAAAAGTAGAGAAACTTACATTGATCGCTGGAgatctttaaaacaaaagttagaaTCATTTGTGATTGAACAGTTATTctctaaaaatgaaagttttaatattggTATGAATACcttattaaattatccaaaaataaaattacctacTTTTGACGGTTATGTACGCAATTGGTTATATTTTTGGGgacagtttcaaaaaattgatgaGGACATTAATATCGATTCTCAcgataaattttcatatctatcTCAAGCAATGGAACGAGGTAGTCCTGCCGAAGAATTAATTAAGAGTTTTCCTCCAGGTGGTAATAGCTatgaaaaagctttaaaacaattaaaattgcgTTTTGGCAGagaagaattattaattcaaGTATACGTCAGAGATTTACTAGCATTAGTTCTTCAAAAACAGAACTGTTCAAAAAATTCCTTAAGAAAGTTGTTTGATCAACTCGAGAGTAAACTACGTTCACTTGAACTATTAGGAGTTACTAGGGAGAAATATGCTGCTATGTTATTTCCTCTAGTTGAGTCATCGCTACCCGAAGAAACTTTGATTGCTTGGGAGCGTTATAGATCGGCTCATCGTAGAGTTCGTGAAACGAACACGAATGATTCCGatcaaaattcaactaaaatagaaaaaagtgatttagaatttattttagaatttttacaagATGAGGTTGAATCAGAAGAACGCATTCTTCTTGCTTCTAGAAGTTTCAACGCTTCTAAACCGAAAGCGgaagtgaaatataataaattttctggtgataaaaaaatgagtgaaaataaaactaGGAATGTAAACTTTTATGAGGCACCTAGTGCAACTGATCTTTTGACTTCGTCGCAAGTGTCAAAACAGTGCATATTTTGTTCTAATGCACACTATTCTGGAGattgttttaaagtaagaaaaatgccCTTGAAGCAAAGAGAGGAACAATCTCAACAAtctcataattgttttttatgcttaaaaactgGACATTCTGTCAGAGATTGTAATGTCAGAGCTAGTTGTTTGTGTTGTGGCACAAAACACCGCATTCTTCTGTGTAGAAAAATGAATCCGATATCTGAGTCTAAAGACAAAGAATCGCTTGAAGTTGATAAGAGAACTGATAGTAGTTCTGAAATGGATCAAGCTCTTTCCAACTTGTCTACCAATCCAAACGTAGTCCTGCAGACATTCAAAGTTGTAATTAGAGGCAACGGGAAAAAACGTATAGCAAGAGCTATTATCGATACTGGTTCACAGCGGTCATATTTACTACGAGCTACAGCTGAAGAAATGAGCTATGAGCCTACCAGCTGTGAATATTTGCAGCACTCCCTATTTGGTGGCAAGCATACTGGGGTATGTAAACATGATGTATATACTTTGTATTTATCGAGTGTACAtgagaattataattgtaattttaaagttcttagtcaacaaattatttgtaaaactgtGCCACCTACTGTGAATGAGTTTTGCGTGAAGGAGTTAGCTGCttatacagcctgagtaaaaactttaaggccagcaaacatttttgagaaaatggaaacatataaactgaggaattaaaataccatttgattgataagtattgagcttaaataaaagtaaaaaaaagtagaaaaattaatttgcaaatattttattattagaaaatattacagaacacacagatgaatatttgagcctgagtaaaaactttaaggccaatatagaaaataacatataagaaaaaaattacaaattcttagaaggttgtgtaggagccatttcttcgaattacttcaaatattcttgttttcatggatgaaacgagtttttgacaaagggggtcggttttataccattcatcttcgatagtcgatttcagctctgttgttgatgtaaaatgtcttCCATTTGCATAAACTTTTTTTGCTACGTTCCCCCAAAGGTTCTCGATTGTGTTGCGGTCGGGTGATCTAGCTGcccatttcacagtttcaacattgttgacttggaaccaatttttttgtgctgttactcgaatgAATCTatgcattgtcttgctgatatttccaattttctccagcaagacattcagcatttggtaaaagatgatttgttaggacattttggtatccttgtgaattcattctacctgaaacgaatgcaattgaacccacaccattgtaagcaaaacagccccaAGACATGACAGACTctccacctaattggcgcttggagaatatttctttttcatttcttatatcatgccagtagaaattccagccatctgggccatccaaattccatttttttttttcgtcagaaaaaataatttctatccattggttgtcccaggtcatgactttctggccaaagttcaaacactctattttgtgtctctgcagtaactgaggctttgtcaattttgctgtataagtgaaccttccagaccttctaattatgttataaatcgttttttgacaaacttttaaacctgtcgtcggaagcagtttcctggttgagtactttccagtagatgcaagttggcaaaccCTTCTTTCATCACTcgaggacaaagctttaggtcttcccccagtattctttttactataattgtctttcaattttaaaaaattgttgactgCAGTCTTTGACcttcctatctttatcgcaatagcacggctactcattcctgttgaagacaaagcttcgatctgtcctctttcacgatcagttaacttcttactcttcgccatcttcacaaagatcaccaatacttcgaagcaacgtatgagaaatatgaaaattgcagcgttgtcacaagctagtacttgcaatggtaattacacgattatattatatttatttttaaaaaatgactggcggccttaaagtttttactcaggcagaaatactaactttttaaataaccacatgtttctcataattatgtatttacaaattatgtttatggcatctattttttatcaatgaactttaataattaatattatttgaatcccttttatttcattttacattttctcaaaaatttttactggccttaaagtttttactcaggctgtaatGTAAATATTGTGGATAATTGTGAAGATCCTATTGAAATCCTTATCGGAGCTGATGTAGCTGGGAAGCTCATGATAGGAGGTTATCGTGAAATGTCTTGTGGACTCGtagcgattgaaacaaaacttggGTGGTCTGTAATGGGACGAATAACTGATACTGCGAGAAGTGAATGTTCATCTTTATTAGTTAAGTCCATGTTATCTACAGCAGAGACAATAACAGACTTATGGTCCTTGGATACTCTTGGCATAACTCACCCATCTGTGAAGAAAAGCCAGATCGAGTTACAAGAAGCTGCtcaaatgcattttctaaatacaGTTCATTTGGTAGATGATCGTTTTGAAGTAGATTTGCCTTGGTTGGAAGATCATCCACCACTCccagattattttgatttagcaaAGGGAAGACTGAACAAGACTGTTAAATGTCTTAAAACCGAGTCTAATTATGAAGATTATGAGAATGTTTTTAGGGAATGGCTTGAGGAGGGAGTAATTGAGGAAGTTGCCAAAAATGATCAGGCTTCAGTACATTATCTGCCTCATCGAGCAGTTATCAAGGAGAATAGCACTACAAAAATCCGGCCTGTCTTTGACGCTTCTGCCAAGGCAAAGGGATTTCCTAGTCTTAATGATTGTCTTGAGAAGGGGTCGAATCTAATAGAGCAGATTCCGAGTATTTTAACCCGATTTCGAAAAAAGAAGATCGGTGTTATTGCTGACATCCGAAAAGCCTTTCTACAAATAGGTGTTTCACCCACGGATAGAGATTACTTGAGGTTTTTGTGGATTGGTAATGATGGTCAGCTGAAAGAGTACAGACATTGCCATGTAGTTTTTGGTGTATCGAGTAGCCCTTTTCTTCTAAATTCTACTATTCAGCTTCATTTACAAACTGTTTTGGAAAAAATAGGAACTGGAGAATCTTCGTATCCAAAAGATGTCATTCAAAAACTTGCGCATAGTTTTTATGTCGACAATTGTGTTAGTtgcgttaaaaatgaaaaagaactacATCGTTTTATTAACGTTTCGACTGAGGTAATGGCCGAGAAAAAATTCGAGCTTAGAGGGTGGGAGTTCAGTGATGTCAATGCTGATACTTCTGCCGATACAAATGTGCTCGGCCTGGTATGGAATAAAAAATCTAACTGGTGGTTAGGACCAAGTTGGCTTTACTTGCCTAAAGAGGATTGGCCAAAAGGAAATCTAAGCTTAAATGAAAGCGAGATTGTCCGGGAAAAGAAAAAGTCCATAGTTTCATCTGTGACAAGAAGTTTGATTTCTACAAGTTTTTTTCCTAAGGAAGACtggtattacaaatatttttcgaaataccaGAAAATAGTTCATCTAATTGCCTGGATTCTACGGTTTACCTTTAATTGTTGagctgaaaaatttaagaaaagacatGGAGAccttgattttgatgaaatttttgaagacgagaaattattaatcaaaatggtTCAAGAGGATTGCTTTGTAGACGAgagagataataaattaaaaactttaggagTATTTAAGGATCAGAGTGGAATCCTCAGACTGAAAACGAAACTTACCTTTCGACAGGATTCAGAAGAGTTTAAAACTCCAGCTATTCTTCCGTCTGATCATGAGGTAGTCAAGAGATTAATACGATATTATCACGAGAAAAATGCACATGCTGGtacccaaattttaataaatattcttcgaGAGAGATTTTGGCTTCTTAATGCTCGAAAAACGGTGAGATCTCTGATTAATAAGTGCACCGTATGTAGAAGATTTTCTGCAAAAAGCGTGCAAGTTTGCACAGCAAACCCTCCAAACGACAGACTCCGAGAAGCGGCTGTATTTGAAATTTGTGGCATTGATTTTGCTGGTCCAGTGATCTTAAAAGGTAACACCAAATCCTGGATTTGCTTATTCACCTGCGCCGTATACAGGACAGTGCATCTAGAATTGGTTGAGTCCATGTCTACTGAGAGTTTTTTACTAGCCCTTAGAAGATTTATATCCCGCAGaggaagaagtaaaataatttactgtgACAACGGAACTAACTTTGTAGGAGCTTCAAATGCGCTACGAGATCTAAACTGGAAGCAGATTATTGATGATACATCTATATCACCAATTCAATGGAAGTTTAATCCACCAACTGCCTCATGGTGGGGAGGTTGGTGGGAGAGATTAATAGGTATTCTCAAGAGTTTACTGAGGCGAGTACTAGGAAGAGCTTCTTTAACTTCCGAAGAAATGATCATCATTCTCTGCGGCTGTGAAGCAGTGATCAACTCCCGTCCATTGACCTATGTTACTGAAAATGTTACTTTGATGCCTTTAAGTCCATCTCTATTTCTTCAAGACATTCAAACAAGTGGTGTTCCTGATCTTGATGATATTGGACACAGAAGTCTGAATAAACGAGTCAAATACAGACAAAACTTACAAAAGGATCTTCGAAAAAGATTTAGATCCGAATATCTAGGAGCacttattcaaaaatcgaataaGATAAGATCAGTGAAAGTGAGTATCGATGATGTTGTATTGATAGAAAGTGACAAAACCAAGCGACTGAATTGGCCACTgggaaaaataaaagagattattCCAGGTCAAGATGGAGTAACAAGACTTGTGAGACTTAAAACGGCAAATGGAGAATTACTAAGACCGACTCAGAGACTGTATCCACTAGAAGTCTCTAATGATGATCTTATTGTTGAGAACTTTTCAACTAAGAAgttgaaaacttttaaagagtATGGCTCTAACAATGTGTGTGATGTAAGCTTTGAGCCACAGTTTCAAAAGACTAGAACAGGTCGTACGGTCAAAATACCTAAAAGACTGGACTTGTgaactattttaattttgttaattttatatatctttcttgcAACTATGTGTAAGttaaagttttaatgtaaaatgttaacTTAGGTGGGAGGATGTCGCGTTGATtctctatatctattaatattgtctatgtttcagcttttgttttgttccgaatggcaacggtgttaaaaaagatgtatatgtagttttggaattcattaaaagagGTTGTGTTTACTTTTGAGAGTggctttgagttttatatttacgccataaacaaatgccctttcattcaagaaatcgaaagcagagtctttaatgaaagtatctgaataagaatattatctgattCGATGTCAAACCGTGACACCTAGCAATATCTCCACA
The Argiope bruennichi chromosome 6, qqArgBrue1.1, whole genome shotgun sequence DNA segment above includes these coding regions:
- the LOC129971680 gene encoding uncharacterized protein LOC129971680, whose amino-acid sequence is MVQEDCFVDERDNKLKTLGVFKDQSGILRLKTKLTFRQDSEEFKTPAILPSDHEVVKRLIRYYHEKNAHAGTQILINILRERFWLLNARKTVRSLINKCTVCRRFSAKSVQVCTANPPNDRLREAAVFEICGIDFAGPVILKGNTKSWICLFTCAVYRTVHLELVESMSTESFLLALRRFISRRGRSKIIYCDNGTNFVGASNALRDLNWKQIIDDTSISPIQWKFNPPTASWWGGWWERLIGILKSLLRRVLGRASLTSEEMIIILCGCEAVINSRPLTYVTENVTLMPLSPSLFLQDIQTSGVPDLDDIGHRSLNKRVKYRQNLQKDLRKRFRSEYLGALIQKSNKIRSVKVSIDDVVLIESDKTKRLNWPLGKIKEIIPGQDGVTRLVRLKTANGELLRPTQRLYPLEVSNDDLIVENFSTKKLKTFKEYGSNNVCDVSFEPQFQKTRTGRTVKIPKRLDL